Genomic DNA from Dehalogenimonas lykanthroporepellens BL-DC-9:
ACCGCCGCACCCGATGAGCCCCGCCTGGAAAAGCCAACCAATGCGACAGGTCGTCTGTCAAAGGAACAGATACAACAGGCAGTACGGGAAGAAAGCGGGATGGCCGAAATGTCAGATAAAGAAAAATCCCGGCAGGAAGCCGAAGAGCGCCGTCGCGCGGAGCAGACAGCCAGGGAAAAGGCCGAAGCCGAGAAGAAAGCCCGGAAAGAAGCTGAGATTCAGGCCAGACTCGACAGACAGCGTCAGGAGCAGGAAGCCAAAGAAAAGGCCGAGGCCGAGAAGAAAGCTCAAAAAGAAGCCGAGATTCAGGCCAGACTCGAAAAACAGCGTCAGGAGCAGGAAGCTAAGGAACAGGCCGAAGCCGAGAAGAAGGCCCGGAAAGAAGCCGAACTCCAGGCCAGACTCGACAAACAGCGTCAGGAGCAGGAAGCTAAGGAACAGGCCGAAGCCGAGAAGAAGGCCCGGAAAGAAGCCGAACTCCAGGCCAGACTCGAAAAACAGCGTCAGGAGCAGGAAGCTAAGGAACAGGCCGAAGCCGAGAAGAAAGCCCGGAAAGAAGCTGAGAAGCTGGCCAAACTGGCCGCAGGCAATACCAAATCCGTCGTCGAACCCGAAACCGTTGAAACACCTCAAGCAGCGCCCGAATCACCGGCGCCCCCGCCCGAACCGGACACCCTGCCCGCCGAAAGTGCCGATGATCTGCCGGCCGGCAGTTATGTTATGAAACTACGCAGTTTCAGCGCCCCGGAAGTCGGCGCCGTCAAGGAAATACTGCTGAATGCCGAAGGCTGTAAGCTGACCGCTTTATCCGGAAACGCCCAGGGTGTCGAGATGAAGGTATCTCTGCAAACTCCATTGCCGTTGCTGGCGTGGCTTCGGGCGGTGCCGGTAGTAAAGCACATCGACTACCATGACGGGGTCATTTTGCTGGATACCCTGCCGCCACCGGAAAAATAAACCGGCTGGCGCTTACCGATAATCCCGGTACCAGTTACCGTTCGGTTCGATGACGCTCTCCGGCAATCCCCTGGCCGTCCAGGGCCGTCCCCAACGGCGCGTCACCTCAATCAATTCCAGTAAACGATTCACCGCGGTAGTTTCGAAAAAGGATTGTCTGGTATCCCGGTCGGTCATACCCACCGCTTCCTGCCAGATAGCCCGTCCGCCCAGAAAGCCGGAGGCCCCGGCCCGGCAGGCCAGTTCCACCTGTCGCCGGAACACTTCATAATCCGCCCCGGCCGACAGAATGACCCACGGCCTGGCCGAAGCAGTATCCAGAGCCCGGCAGGCATCCAGCAGGTCGACATCGTCGGTCACCAGTTTCATATCAGCCGGAAATTCCGCTTTGAGAACGTCTATCGGCAGGGCGGTCATCAGTTCCGCCGTGCGGACAACAATACTTGTTTTCACAGCGCCGAATGCCTCCGGGGTTTCCCCGTCAAGGGCGTAGCTTACCGGCTCGACCAGGAAAGGGATATCATGTTCCCGGCAATCCTCGGCAGTGCGGGCAACGGTATCGAGTTGAATCCGGGTAAGCTCCCCGGCATCAGGGCGGAAATAAACCAGCATCTTGACCGCCGAGGCCCCCATTTTCTTGATTTTATCCACTCCCCAGCCTTCCAGCAAACGGGTAACGCGGGCGGTCTTGCCGCCTTCATATCCGGTGGCTTCCACGCTGACCAGCAGGCCGGTATTGCCCGGCAGAGCGCCGGCCCTGATTGCCTGGGCGGCGCCGTAAATGGGGTCAAGCAGTACCGCCGACGATTGAGGCGCCAGGGCGCGGCAGAGATCCAGCTTGAATTCCTTCATGGCCGTATAACAGTCGGTATCCGGACGGCGGCAAAGGCCCTTTTCCAGCGAGCCCCGATGATCCATGGCAGTCATGATAAACAGCCCCGAATCATCCGCCAGTTGCCTCAGACCCCGGATTTTACCGATGGTCAGTTCATATTCCATACCATGATTATGCCCCGCCTGAGCCCTTAGCGCAATCCCTGTCCGGCAAGAGCAAAACCAAAGTACGGCGAATAAGTGCTAATTGGGGTATTGTATATGACTCAGGGTTGATGTATAGTACTATTTGGTAAACTATTGTTAGTTAAAGAAAGGTTTGGAGAGATATGGGACAAGCTGTCAACCGGCC
This window encodes:
- a CDS encoding hypothetical protein (KEGG: ehi:EHI_098440 hypothetical protein) codes for the protein MDERSIEERIRKEAEKLAEQRKRRSVRETAEPTKPTAAPDEPRLEKPTNATGRLSKEQIQQAVREESGMAEMSDKEKSRQEAEERRRAEQTAREKAEAEKKARKEAEIQARLDRQRQEQEAKEKAEAEKKAQKEAEIQARLEKQRQEQEAKEQAEAEKKARKEAELQARLDKQRQEQEAKEQAEAEKKARKEAELQARLEKQRQEQEAKEQAEAEKKARKEAEKLAKLAAGNTKSVVEPETVETPQAAPESPAPPPEPDTLPAESADDLPAGSYVMKLRSFSAPEVGAVKEILLNAEGCKLTALSGNAQGVEMKVSLQTPLPLLAWLRAVPVVKHIDYHDGVILLDTLPPPEK
- a CDS encoding Tagatose-bisphosphate aldolase (KEGG: det:DET1345 tagatose 1,6-diphosphate aldolase~PFAM: deoxyribose-phosphate aldolase/phospho-2-dehydro-3-deoxyheptonate aldolase), encoding MEYELTIGKIRGLRQLADDSGLFIMTAMDHRGSLEKGLCRRPDTDCYTAMKEFKLDLCRALAPQSSAVLLDPIYGAAQAIRAGALPGNTGLLVSVEATGYEGGKTARVTRLLEGWGVDKIKKMGASAVKMLVYFRPDAGELTRIQLDTVARTAEDCREHDIPFLVEPVSYALDGETPEAFGAVKTSIVVRTAELMTALPIDVLKAEFPADMKLVTDDVDLLDACRALDTASARPWVILSAGADYEVFRRQVELACRAGASGFLGGRAIWQEAVGMTDRDTRQSFFETTAVNRLLELIEVTRRWGRPWTARGLPESVIEPNGNWYRDYR